The sequence below is a genomic window from Granulicatella elegans.
GATTCACCTACAAGTCCATAAGTTTTTCCTTCTTCAATTTCCAATGTAACACCATCAACAGCATATACATGATCCGTCACTCGGTTAAAGAAGCCACTTCTAATTGGATAGTGAACTTTTAAATCTTCAATTCTTACAAAACCCATTATGCTTCCTCCCCTTCAAAATGGAAATTTTTATAACATGTACAACGAACAAAATGTCCTTTACCAACTTCGTGTAATGTTGGATTTTCTTCATGTTCTTCATCAGAAATCCATGGAATACGAGGAGCAAAACGGCATCCTGTACGTGGTAAGCTTGGTAACGGAGGAACTGTCCCTTCAATCACGTGTAATTCTTGTCCTTCTGAACCAGCTTGAGGAATTGATTGTAATAATGAACGAGTATATGGATGTTTAGGATTTGTAAATAATTCCTCTACAGGAGCAATCTCAACAAATTGTCCAGCATACATCACAGCTACACGATCAGCAGTTTCCGCAACTACCCCAAGGTCGTGCGTAATTAAAATAATTCCTGATTGTGTTTCTTCTTGAATTTCATTTAATAAATCTAAGATTTGTGCTTGAATGGTTACGTCAAGCGCAGTTGTTGGTTCGTCAGCGATAATAATTGGCGGTTTACATGATAATGCAATCGCAATGACAACACGTTGACGCATCCCACCTGATAATTCATGTGGGTATTGTTTAAATGTACGTTGTGGATTTGGAATCCCTACTTGTGCAAGTAATTCTAACACACGTTCTGTACGTTGTTTTTCATCTAAATCTGTATGATATAATAGTGCTTCGTCAATTTGAGCACCAATCGTCATTAAAGGGTTTAATGAAGCCAATGGATCTTGGAAAATCATTCCAATATCATTTCCACGAATTTTATTATATAAAGTTTCATTTAAATTCACTAAGTTTACATCATTATAAATAATGTCCCCTGTAATTTTTGTGTTTAATTTATTATGCAAGCCCATAATTGTAGTTGCTAATGTAGATTTACCACATCCAGATTCCCCTACAATTGCTAAAATTTCATTTTTCTCTAATGATAATGAAACACCATCAACCGCATCATAAAAATCATCTTTAATACGGAATCCAACGTGTAAATTGTTGATTTCTAATAATGGTTTATCGATAGCCAAATTCTATTCCTCCTTTGTCTGAATCGTATGTTTGTCCTACAGCATTCAAATCAATAATATTCTTTAAACGTTATTGATATTATACGTATTTTCAACTGAAAATGCAAATTGTATGACAATTCCATTTTTAAAATTACGTATGTTTATTCTACCATGATTCTTTGAAAATTCCTATGATTTTCTACAGAAATTTTTAATAATTTTCTCATCTTTTCTATAAAAACGGTTTCAAAAAGAGCCCATTTCATTGAACTTTACATCAATTGATTTTTTCTTATATCAAGTTATCGTTATTTCGTATGATTATAAAACGAAAAAGACTTTTAACAGTAGCTAGCGTCCCTTACTACTTGTTAAAAGTCCTATTCTATCCCTTATTTGACTGGAGTATCCGCCACTAATTCCATTTCATTAATCGCATTTTTTGGATTATTCGAAGCGATATCCGTACTATAATATTTCACTCGTTTATTCACAGCGGTAATTTGATTCCCAATTAAAGTTGGGAAAACAAATGCTTGATCATGAACATATTTTTGCCATTCTTTATAATACTCAAAATTTTTAGCATCATCGAATGCACTTTCAGAATTAATTTTATTGAAGATAGCTGTTTGTTCTTTACTTACAAAACGAGTATAGTTATACTTCGCGTCTTCCCCATATAACCCTGTTGGATCTGGGTCAAAACCAGTATTCCATCCTGCAGTAAACATATCAATTTCTGGGTCATTTGCTTCTACCTTATCATAGAAACTATTCACTTCCATTGTACGTCCGTTTACTAATTGAACATCTAATCCAATTTCTTTCCACCATAATAAATATTGTTGAATTAATGATTCATTCGCATCATCACGCGTACGAGCCACAAAGTTAATCGTTAATTTAGAACCATCTTTATTTTCTCTTAATCCATCACCATCTACATCTTTATATCCTGCATCATCTAACATTTTTTTAGCTTTTTCTGGATTATACGTAAATCCTTCTTGATCTTTGTTATAAACATCTTTGAAGAAAGGGATGATTAAAGAATTCGTTCCTCTTTGCAATCCGTTATACAAACTCTTTCCTGCTTGATCAATATCTAATGCATAAGCAATCGCTTGACGTAAAACTGGGTCAGACATTTTGGCATTTGGATTCATGACATTTTTACTAATTGATTCATCCCATTTTCCTAATTGGAATGCAATATATTCATAAGCAGAATCCTCGCTACCTAATAAAGTAACATTCGTTAAATCTTTATAAGTATCAAATTGAGCTCTTGGCATAGAAGCAATATCATATTTTCCTGCTTTCATTTCAGAAACAATACTATCTGGAGAAACAAGTTCTGCTACTATCTTATCTAATTTTGGTCTTCCTTTATAATAGTACTCATTTGCTTTATAAGTCACTGATTCACCTGGAACAATCGATTCAATGGTAAAAGCGCCTAAGCCTACTACTTTTGTTCCACGAACATAATCACTTTGTTCCCAATCTTTTACAGGAATCGTTGAAAAAATATGTTTAGGCATAATGTAAGAACTAATTGGTCCACCTGCTAATTTCATGGATGGAGTCATTTCTTTATAATGAATTTTTACTGAATAATCATCAATTTTTTCTAACCCTGAAATACTAGATGCTTGTCCATTATGAAATTCTTCCATTCCTTCGATATTTTTATAATTCGCATCATAACGAACACCTGTATAATCTTTATCTCCAATCCCTTCATAAGCAAAGATATAGTCATCTATAGTAACCGGTTGCCCATCAGACCATTTATAATCTTTAGAATTTAATGTTACTTTAACAGTCTTACCTGGAACATCAAATTCTAACGATGCTAAACCTGAATTGACTAGTTTACGATTTGCATCATATTCAAACATTGTTCCATCAACATAGCCTGTTAAAGCCGCATCTGTTGAATCTGAAGCTAATTCATCAATAAAAAGTCCACTAAAAGGAGATGCACTTACGATGGCATATTTTAATGTTCCACCTTTTATTGGTGTTCCTTCATGAGTAACTTCCTTCGCAAATATTCTATCCTTTGCGTTTGAGTCATTTACCCCATCTGTAGAGTTCTTCGGAGAACATGCTCCTAAAACAGCAACTACTGCAAGTGAGGATAAGATTGCCTTGCTTTGTTTTTTCATGATTTTCCACCCTTTTTGGTTTATTTTTTATCACTATTATTTTAGCACACTGACCCACCATTTCAACCGCTTACAAATATTTCTTCCCAAATTCTAATAAACTCCTCATCGATTTCTATGAAAATCTCATATAAAATTCTCTTACAATACGAACAAAAAAACTCGACTCAATATCTTTCATTGAGTCGAGAAAAAACGTGGGCTTATTTAACTGGTTCATTTGCAGTTAATTGCAATTTAGCCATAGAAGATTTTTCGTTGTTTGATCCAAGTTTTGTATCAAAGTATTTCACACGTTTGTTAACAGCAGTAACTTTCTCACCAGTAATAGTTGGGAAAATAAACGCATTATCGTGTACATATTTTTGCCATTCTTTATAGAATTGAATATTCTTAGAATTATCAAATGCTTCAGTAGAAGAAATTTTCTCCATAAGGGCATTTCCTTCAGCACTTGTATAACGTTGGAGATTGAACTTAGCTTTTTCTCCGAATAATCCTGATGGATTTGGATCGTAACCAGTTGACCAACCACCAGCAAACATATCAATTTCAGGATCATCAGTTTGAATTTTTTCGTAGAAGCTGTTTACTTCAATTGTACGTCCTGTATACAATTGAACATCCAATCCAACTTCTTTCCACCATAATAGATATTGTTGAATTAATGATTCGTTCGCATCATCACGCTTACGAGCTGCAAAGTTAATGGTTAATTTAGAACCATCTTTGTTTTCACGTAATCCATCGCCATCTACATCTTTATAACCTGCATCATCTAAAAGTTTTTTAGCTTTTTCTGGATTATAAGCAAATCCTTCTTGATCTTTGTTGTAAATATCTTTGAAGAATGGGATGATAATTGAGTTTGCACCATGTTGTAATCCATTATACAAGTTTTTACCTGCTGTATTTGGGTCAATCGCATAAGCAATTGCTTGACGTAAAGCTACATCACCCATTTTTG
It includes:
- a CDS encoding ABC transporter ATP-binding protein → MAIDKPLLEINNLHVGFRIKDDFYDAVDGVSLSLEKNEILAIVGESGCGKSTLATTIMGLHNKLNTKITGDIIYNDVNLVNLNETLYNKIRGNDIGMIFQDPLASLNPLMTIGAQIDEALLYHTDLDEKQRTERVLELLAQVGIPNPQRTFKQYPHELSGGMRQRVVIAIALSCKPPIIIADEPTTALDVTIQAQILDLLNEIQEETQSGIILITHDLGVVAETADRVAVMYAGQFVEIAPVEELFTNPKHPYTRSLLQSIPQAGSEGQELHVIEGTVPPLPSLPRTGCRFAPRIPWISDEEHEENPTLHEVGKGHFVRCTCYKNFHFEGEEA
- a CDS encoding oligopeptide ABC transporter substrate-binding protein, with translation MKKQSKAILSSLAVVAVLGACSPKNSTDGVNDSNAKDRIFAKEVTHEGTPIKGGTLKYAIVSASPFSGLFIDELASDSTDAALTGYVDGTMFEYDANRKLVNSGLASLEFDVPGKTVKVTLNSKDYKWSDGQPVTIDDYIFAYEGIGDKDYTGVRYDANYKNIEGMEEFHNGQASSISGLEKIDDYSVKIHYKEMTPSMKLAGGPISSYIMPKHIFSTIPVKDWEQSDYVRGTKVVGLGAFTIESIVPGESVTYKANEYYYKGRPKLDKIVAELVSPDSIVSEMKAGKYDIASMPRAQFDTYKDLTNVTLLGSEDSAYEYIAFQLGKWDESISKNVMNPNAKMSDPVLRQAIAYALDIDQAGKSLYNGLQRGTNSLIIPFFKDVYNKDQEGFTYNPEKAKKMLDDAGYKDVDGDGLRENKDGSKLTINFVARTRDDANESLIQQYLLWWKEIGLDVQLVNGRTMEVNSFYDKVEANDPEIDMFTAGWNTGFDPDPTGLYGEDAKYNYTRFVSKEQTAIFNKINSESAFDDAKNFEYYKEWQKYVHDQAFVFPTLIGNQITAVNKRVKYYSTDIASNNPKNAINEMELVADTPVK